The following DNA comes from Fusarium verticillioides 7600 chromosome 9, whole genome shotgun sequence.
TTAATGTCTTCCTCAGCAATTTCAGGGGCACGAGCAACACCCTTGACAAGGCCTCTATTGTGTTGTTAGCAACCTTTCACCGAAGTTGTACACATATAGACAGGAACTCACGCATTGTTGACAAGCACGTCAATGTTCCTCCACTCCTCGGGCAAGTTGCCGACGATACCCTTAACCTCAGCAGGGCTGCTCACGTCGAGCTTGAACGGCAGGACCTTGACGCCATCGCcgacctccttcttgatttcTTGAGCGAGTTCCTTGAGGGAATCAACACGGCGTGCGGTGAGGATGAGACGAAGATCATTCTTGGGGGCAGTCCGAGCGAACTCGAGAGCCGTGGAGCGGCCGATGCCGGAGGATGCACCAGTGACAAGAATTGTCTTGCCAGTGAGACGTTTGGCCGCAGCAGAAGCCATTGTACGACGAGTGAAGAGGGGACGAAAGAGGGGACGAAAGAGGGGACGAAAGAGGGGAGTGAAGGAGTTTGAgtgtgaggttgaggttgaggttgaagttgaggttgacaaaGAGACGTTGAGGGTCTTGGATGCGGTAGTGAGCAGGCGACGGGTATTCATTTGTTGACTAAGTAAGATGGTGGGGACGATGGAAATGAGGATGGTGTGATTGGACTTGATaggagaggttgaagattGGGAGGAGTCAGAGTTGAAATTATGGGAAGCGTTCAGTTCGGGTATTGGAGATAATGAATGATGTTATCTAGACTAACTTGGTCCATGTTGGTCACTAACGTGAAACCTATGAAGATATCTTAGTATCTACTATATGACAAGGTACTTTCTGATCAGACAAAAAGAACAATCAAACAGATCAAAAGATCACGATGATGAAAGTAAAATTTAAGGTCATTCCAAGACCCAATGCCTCCAACGTCCTAAACTACTAAGATATCTTCTAAGGTAGCTACTAACCTTACCTATGTCATATTGGAGGAGCGGCCTTTTCTTACCCCGCGATTCGACATGACATGTGCTCCAGTGGGGTCGGGTCgggtgttggagttgaggggTCCCGAGCAGGGCACAAGTCTAGGTAGGGGTTGTCCCATCAGAAGCTATAAAAGTCGCTATATTTCTGGTCAAGGTGAAGAGGACGCCCTATAAGGAGCGTCGGGTTCCATATTTTGGGTTCTGTACTCTGTGTCGACCCCCAAAACTTGACGGGACATGAAGACCTCGGCTTTGAGCTCGAGTACCGCAGGGCTCTCTATCAGGATTggataccttaccttgcGCTCTCAAGCACACGACGAAGCAATTTAATAACTAGGTACTGTCCGAGTTCTTACCTGTAAGTTGACGGTTGAGATGAACTCATTTAGTTGGTTGCCATGGATCTAATGATATACTCACCCAGTATCTACCTACGTCCATACTAGGTAGTTAACCTACACTGGCAGACTGGACCCCCccactacggagtacctaggGTACCTTATCATTGTCCCTGAGGTGGCGACAGACAGCTAGCACAACCTGTACTGTATCTCCCTAGGTAACTAGGTAGCCCACCAAAGCCACGGGACGGGCGATGGCAATGTAGATATGCATTGCATTTACCACGcgcatctcatcctccaaatGTGTTGTCATTCTTCAAAACTTTCTTTGAACATCCATCTTTTCGTCCTATGACGtgaacaaaaaaaaaaaaaaaaaaacagcCGTTTGAAGGATCCTGACTTTTTATCCCCCTCGGTATATCTTCTGCAATTCTTATCTGCCTGCATACACCGATTCAGCTTGCAAAACAACATCATGGGCGAGCTCGCCGACTACCTCATCAATAACGACCCCAGCTTCAGCAGGTAGCACACCTTGTCCCGTATATCTCGATAactgttgtttgtttgtctaACAAATCTCGAGGTCACGATTAGCAGCCAGATATTCGGATTTTCGATCACAGCGCACTTTGAATCCCGATGGCTACCAGGCAAACATTTCCGCCTGGCGTCAGGCCCTCTCAGATCTAGTCGCCAATGGCAAGATTTCCCACCGCGGATCCAGCCCCGATCACTTCGTCCTCAAACTCGACGACTCCTTACTGCGGTCACTGGAATACAAGGAATTTGGCCAGCCCCTGGCTCTCGGAACCGTAGTGCGCGAAGCCACTGCCGGCCGGGACTTTATCCCACTACAAGATTTCGAGAAGTCGCAACAAAGCATCTATCAGCGCAGCTGGGCAGGTCTACCATGGAGTGTCATGAGTTGGGCTTTGCGACAGCTGGGCGTGGTAGACCCTGCCAGGGGTGACGATAAGCTGCCCACAGGTCAATATGTCATTGCCAAGAATATGGAAGCTGCTGCGAAGGAGCTGGGCGATCTAATGAACGGAAAGGTCTCAAGATTCGATCGTGTTTTCAGCAGAGCACAATTCCAAAAAGCCTTTTCCGCAGCTCTCGTTAAAGGCCAACATCTGACGGAGTCGGACCTCGACGTTCTACTCAAGTTTTTATCGCGGGACAAGGAAGTCATCGAATATGATGGGAAAACGATCAGAATTAAGGGTTCTGGGGAGCAGAGCGGTATCACAAAGGAGGACGCTGCGATCGCATCTCTGAAGGAACTCACGGAAAGTCTGAAGCACCAAACCGACCTCCTTAACACACGCATCGATGAACTCTCTCAAACAGCCAAGGATGCCGTCACTAAAAAGAATCGCGTTGCAGCTCTTGCTGCGCTCAAATCCAAAAAGATTGCAGAGACTTCGTTAGCTACTCGCTACGCGACTTTGAACCAATTAGAAGAGGTTTCCGCCAAACTCGAGCAGGCTGCTGACAATGTGCAGCTTGTCAACGTCATGGAGGCTTCTTCTGGTGCGCTGGCAAGCCTCAATGCACAGGTCGGTAATGCAGAGCGCGTCGATGCAGTTATGGATCGCCTACGGGAGCAGAGCAGCGCGACCGACGAGGTGAGTGCTATTCTGGCCGAATCCACAGGCGAGCCCATCGACGAAACTGTGCTCGACGACGAGCTCGAGGCTATGGAGGCGCAAGAGCgcgaaaaggaagaagagaagacgaggagcaaggaggccgaggaaCAGAAAGCCCGCGACAAACGGGAGGCAGCCGAGGCGCAAAAGAAGCTCGACGAATTGCCTGACGTACctgctgatggtgaggagATCCGACAGAAGGAGCAGACACCGACATCCGAGACTGGAATTGCAAATCTGGCGATATAGGAGACGCCAGGCGAACGGACTGGAAAGAGAACTAAGCTCAATGCAGGCAGGATGGGTCATACATGTACATGATAATATAGTAGAATATCCCTGGCGTTTTTGGACTTAAGATTGTACAATTGGGTTTTTGTTCATTAGAATCTATACACCAAAGGCACATTTGTTGTGCCATTATAATATCATTAGGTGGTATCTCGATGCATGCCCTTCTATATATACCATTCCAACCATCAGTACGCCGTTCTTCACCGAGTTACGAGTCGCGATCTTAGTTCTCAGGCCAGGGGTTGCCATGTATTCAGTCTTGTGAGAACCTGTCCCTGCCGGTGTCTGGGGGACATTTGCTCGAATCCCTGTTTCTTTCTCGGTGGCCCTTGGATTGAGAGTGCGATGATTCAGGAGATGGGCTATCGGAATGCGACGGTCGACCTGGGATTCCTTCAGCCGGTCTTGTTGGAAAAGCCGAGGGTCTTGACACAGGCCGCCAGTCTGCAGAATGGACTTGCATTCGATCGTGGTTCTCCTGTGTTGTTGTATTTCCGTCCATTTTTGACTCGTTAGCAGCCTGTTCGGCTTTCTTTTTGGCCTCAAGCCTAGTCCTCTTTGCATTTGCAATCAGGTCTTTGAAGGACGAGTCATGTTTAGCTGCCCATGCTGCACCGTCaaagtctttgtctttgatgattgCTGCATTCTGTATAGATCGCCCTGTTATTGGAGCTCGTCCTCCTTGTGTCCGTTCCCAGACATCCAAATCATGTAACAGTTCGTGTCGTTTCCTTGGGCGTGCAGCGTCGCAGTTTGAATTCCATATTGTCATCCACTCTTTATGCCGGCGCTCTAGAAAATTCGAGGGCCTTGATTTGAAATACCAAAGATCAAGACATCTTTTTTCGCAAAGCCTGGTCCTTGAACATGGAGTAATTTATTGCAGGGCGGCGGACCCGGACCCATTGGTTCTGAAGTTCgttgttggttgaagctgGTACTTGAACTACTGCCAAGAGTTCTCAGTGTCTTTGCACAGGTCCTGTACATGTCTCGAGGTGCTTGAAAACCTGCCATTCCTTCATTCGACTTTCGCAAACTGGGCACGCGACAAGGCCGTCCTCTGGCGATCGTTAGGATAGAAAAATGCTTTGACACCGCTGAACTCACCTGGCTCCGGTTGGAACTCCTCATCACCCTCTGAGACTTGGACagtctcgtcttcttcagcaggaACTGTATATGAGGGATGGGAGCGAGTGTTGCGCAGTCGCGTGGATGACCGTAGTCGCTTGCCATCTGGTGCATCCCCCGactcatgatgatcttggacTGCCTTTCGTTTCGAGCTTGTCTTATCGGTATCTGCGTTTCGCGCTAGCTCTAGTGTTGCTGGTCTGGCATTGATGAATGCTTGCACAGCGTCTTCCATTGCCCAATTGCTCCGCAACTTGAGCTCTTGCTCTGATGCGCGACACACTGGGCATTTACCCTCATTGGACAAAGTCCTTCGGATACATAGTGAGCAAAAGGTATGGCAGCAACTTGTGATCATCGGGGTTTTATAGAAGTCCTTGCATATTTGACATCGTAAAGCGTTTTCGACCACGGCAATGGCAGTTAGTGGCGTCGTGAGCCAGTCTGTAGAGTCGGGGACATCATGGTTGGCCATGGGGGGCGCAGCAGTGCGAACAGGGGCTGAAACGAATGAGTAGGTAATATGATGCAGAGGGTGAAGACGGCTTCGGGGTCGAAatggtcttgatatcctcagTTGGACTTTGTAAATTTAGGACAAAGACCCCAGACCCAGAATAAAGTGGTCGCGCTGGAGACGCGATCGCTAGGATGACGCTGGCAGTGATTAAGGAACCCGATTCTAGAATAACGCACTTGAAACGGTCAGATTGAGTTAGTGCTATGCATTTAGCCAGTTGGCGTCTGGCCTTTCCAAAGCACTCCACGTGATGTCGCGTCCCCCAACGCGTAAAGTTAGTacttttctgtttctgttctgTTTCCTAGGAAgctaccttagtaccttgTAGGCATGGATCTTTATTAATGAGGGACAGTGGTTTTGTCAATTGGTCTCACCGCGCATAATCAACCATTTTTCGTGTTATTTGCCCTCAATCTTCACTCAAATATCAAGactccaaaaaaaaaaaaaaaaaaaaaaaaaaaaaaaaaaaaaacgaaAAGCAACATGGACGAACATAAAAAGTTTCTGGCAGATCGTCTGCTTAGTGAAGAACAACCGGTTTGTTTCAACCCTTTTGTCACGCTCACTTAGTACAGCTACTCACTGATGGAGTGTAGATCACGTATCGGGTCTTGAGTAGGGCTTTGGATGTACACGTCAACACTGCCAAAGAGTAAGCTCGAGAACCTCGATAGGCTCTGGAATAGGCTCTAATATTTGACAGGATGCTTTATGACTTTCATAGCTATCAGAATGCGCAAAAAGCCAACTCTGTTCACGCGACATACCTAATTTATGGCACCAAAACTCCAGAAAAAGATGAAtctgatggcgatgttgagatgtCAGGCTCATCGCCCGAGGAACCCCTTTCAGATGAGGTTCCGACTTCCACACTGACTCTGGCtcgggaagaagagctgaacGGTACGAACCCATTTAGAAGAACTCATGAGACGGGCTCGAATTGACTTGTCTCCTAGATATTCTAGCTGCCTATGAGCAGGTAGTTTCGATCCACGTTTACAGTCTTTCACCTCATCCCCAAAAAGACCTTTCTCTCCTGTCAGATGTGGCATCCCAACTCTCGGAGTATTCATCAAATGGGGACATCACTGCCGCATCTAAGAAGTATGGCGTTATTAGTAACCCGAACGCCCGAAGGAGAGAACGGACGGTCCGGCCTCTAGCCTCCACTTCAGCTCCCTCTCAGGCCGTCAGGAAAGAGCCTGCTgcatcaaagccaacatcCAAGACAACTGTCAAGCAAGAAACGTCAACGGTGAAGCCTGAGGCAAAGCAAATCAAGTCTGCGAAACAGGAGTCTTCAGCTCCATCGTCCAAGGAGGGAACACCTGCTCCAAGTGGCGGGAAGAAGCCAGCGCCATCTCTTAAACGAGGAGTATCTGGCGGTATCATGCAATCATTTGCAAAAGCGGCTGCACGACCACCTAAACCCAAGCCTGgcgccaagaaggaagaggacaCAACGATGGCTCTCTCTGATGACGGTGAGGCAGATGACTCTGATATCGTGGCAACCAAGTCAAAGTCCACTATAGATTCTACCGATATCAAGCGAAAGCGTCAGGAACGTGAGGATGTACTACGAAAAATgatggaagacgatgacgaggaagaggagaaggaagagtcCGACAAGGAGTCCGACAAGGAGTCCGAGCAGGCcgacgaagagatggaagaagcacCAGAGCCTGAGCCAGAGCCCGAGGCCACAAAGGAAGAGAGCGAACCAGCAGAAGTGATCTCGGGCACTGGTGATGGACGCAGGAGGGGTAGAAGACgcgtgatgaagaagaagcgaatCCTTGACGATCAAGGATATATGGGTAAGTCTGCCTTACAATCTTACCAGGCTATGATGCTAATTGCCAAAAGTTACCATCCAAGAACCTGGCTGGGAATCCTtttctgaggatgaggctccCCCAGTGACCAAAAAGGCAGCCCCTGCTCCTACACctacaccatcatcatctacaGGCTCCAAATCAAAGAAACCGGCGCCCAAGGGACAGGGCAACATCATGTCATTCTTTTCGAAGAAGTAGAATGCACTAGAAGGACCATCAAAAAGAATTAGGGAGGGCAACGACTGCAGAAAACATACTGTAATTATTTGTTGGCATCTATAATATCACTATCCGTCGTTGTGCTAGCAAGCGCCTTGTATTTCTCAGGATCGGCCTTTATCCTCCGAAGCGCCTTTGATAACCTTTCAACACCTTCTACCAAGTCCTCCTCGGGGACATATGCGAACGTCAGCCGCACGGCGTTGTCCAAATAAACAGAGGCCTCATCGCCAGGCACTTGAAACATAGTTCCATTTCCCACAACTAAATTCTCCTCGGCCATCGTGACTTCTGAAACAAGCTTGGCTGAGAGACCCTCTTCCAAGGTGAGCCACACAAAGTAACCGCCATAAACACTGCCGTTGACAAGGCCAGCGTCTCGGATGCCAACATTGAGAGGCTCGAGGTGCTTATGTATAGCTTGCATCATGATCCGAtgtcgatgttgaagttggggcCTGAGGGTAGAGGCAAGTCGCTCCTGAAGAGCCCCTGACTGAACCAAATCGGCCATGATAGATGCAGAAAACTGACTCGGCGAACCACCAGACTTTGTTGCACCGGTCTGTGCCAATCCA
Coding sequences within:
- a CDS encoding oxidoreductase translates to MNTRRLLTTASKTLNVSLSTSTSTSTSTSHSNSFTPLFRPLFRPLFRPLFTRRTMASAAAKRLTGKTILVTGASSGIGRSTALEFARTAPKNDLRLILTARRVDSLKELAQEIKKEVGDGVKVLPFKLDVSSPAEVKGIVGNLPEEWRNIDVLVNNAGLVKGVARAPEIAEEDINVMFQTNVTGLINMTQAILPIFLARPDGGHGDIINVGSIAGREPYPGGGIYCATKAAVRSFTDSLRKELIASRVRVIEIDPGQVETEFSVVRFYGDKEKADAVYAGCEPLTPDDIAEIIVFTATRRENVVVADTLVFPSHQAGAGIMHRKT
- a CDS encoding DNA repair protein rad18 (At least one base has a quality score < 10) is translated as MANHDVPDSTDWLTTPLTAIAVVENALRCQICKDFYKTPMITSCCHTFCSLCIRRTLSNEGKCPVCRASEQELKLRSNWAMEDAVQAFINARPATLELARNADTDKTSSKRKAVQDHHESGDAPDGKRLRSSTRLRNTRSHPSYTVPAEEDETVQVSEGDEEFQPEPEDGLVACPVCESRMKEWQVFKHLETCTGPVQRH
- a CDS encoding DNA polymerase delta subunit 3, whose translation is MDEHKKFLADRLLSEEQPITYRVLSRALDVHVNTAKEMLYDFHSYQNAQKANSVHATYLIYGTKTPEKDESDGDVEMSGSSPEEPLSDEVPTSTLTLAREEELNDILAAYEQVVSIHVYSLSPHPQKDLSLLSDVASQLSEYSSNGDITAASKKYGVISNPNARRRERTVRPLASTSAPSQAVRKEPAASKPTSKTTVKQETSTVKPEAKQIKSAKQESSAPSSKEGTPAPSGGKKPAPSLKRGVSGGIMQSFAKAAARPPKPKPGAKKEEDTTMALSDDGEADDSDIVATKSKSTIDSTDIKRKRQEREDVLRKMMEDDDEEEEKEESDKESDKESEQADEEMEEAPEPEPEPEATKEESEPAEVISGTGDGRRRGRRRVMKKKRILDDQGYMGKSALQSYQAMMLIAKSYHPRTWLGILF
- a CDS encoding DNA polymerase delta subunit 3, whose product is MDEHKKFLADRLLSEEQPITYRVLSRALDVHVNTAKEMLYDFHSYQNAQKANSVHATYLIYGTKTPEKDESDGDVEMSGSSPEEPLSDEVPTSTLTLAREEELNDILAAYEQVVSIHVYSLSPHPQKDLSLLSDVASQLSEYSSNGDITAASKKYGVISNPNARRRERTVRPLASTSAPSQAVRKEPAASKPTSKTTVKQETSTVKPEAKQIKSAKQESSAPSSKEGTPAPSGGKKPAPSLKRGVSGGIMQSFAKAAARPPKPKPGAKKEEDTTMALSDDGEADDSDIVATKSKSTIDSTDIKRKRQEREDVLRKMMEDDDEEEEKEESDKESDKESEQADEEMEEAPEPEPEPEATKEESEPAEVISGTGDGRRRGRRRVMKKKRILDDQGYMVTIQEPGWESFSEDEAPPVTKKAAPAPTPTPSSSTGSKSKKPAPKGQGNIMSFFSKK